A window of the Macaca nemestrina isolate mMacNem1 chromosome X, mMacNem.hap1, whole genome shotgun sequence genome harbors these coding sequences:
- the LOC105485087 gene encoding sperm protein associated with the nucleus on the X chromosome N2-like — MEQPTSSTNGEKRKSPCESNNKKNDEMQEAPNRVLAPKQSFQKAKTVEYLTVIVYYYRKGKKINSNQLENDQSQENSINPGQEEEDEDLDSSELSSQEDEDLYSSEISSQEDEDLDSSEGSSQEYEDLDSFEISSQDDEDLFSSEISSQEDEDPDLSEGSSQEGEED, encoded by the exons ATGGAACAGCCAACTTCAAGCACCAatggggagaagagaaagagccCCTGTGaatccaacaacaaaaaaaatgatgaG ATGCAGGAGGCACCAAACAGAGTCTTAGCCCCCAAACAGAGCTTTCAAAAGGCAAAAACAGTAGAATATCTAACAGTAATAGTGTATTACTACAGGAagggtaagaaaataaattcaaatcaaCTGGAGAATGACCAGTCTCAAGAGAACTCCATCAATCCAGGCCAAGAGGAAGAGGACGAAGACCTAGACTCATCTGAATTATCTTCACAGGAGGACGAAGACCTATACTCATCTGAAATATCTTCACAGGAGGATGAAGACCTAGACTCATCTGAAGGATCTTCACAGGAGTATGAAGACCTAGACTCATTTGAAATATCTTCACAAGACGACGAAGACCTATTCTCATCTGAAATATCTTCACAGGAGGATGAAGACCCAGACTTATCTGAAGGATCTTCACAGGAGGGTGAGGAAGACTAg